Proteins encoded by one window of Streptacidiphilus sp. PB12-B1b:
- a CDS encoding helix-turn-helix domain-containing protein: MANISVGHPTCESGWTSPLRTLRRRYRWSLSQAAARARMDQSHLSKVERGLAGLSVETLARLADAYDLSDLARELAPFVRDCQ, encoded by the coding sequence ATGGCAAACATCAGTGTTGGCCACCCTACATGTGAGTCGGGGTGGACCTCGCCCTTGCGTACGCTGCGCCGCCGGTACCGCTGGTCGCTGAGTCAAGCGGCTGCGCGGGCACGGATGGACCAGTCCCACCTGTCCAAGGTCGAGAGGGGATTGGCGGGCTTGAGCGTCGAGACGCTTGCACGCCTCGCCGATGCCTACGACCTGTCAGACCTCGCCCGCGAACTCGCCCCATTCGTCAGGGACTGCCAGTGA
- a CDS encoding helix-turn-helix transcriptional regulator, with translation MADESEREYVASVEKRLHDAQEARELPTLTADGLVSYNLLRARELRGYTQAQAAERISAALGKQWSVAVYAAAERSHRSARVKEFSADELVALSQVFGVPITWWFLPATPTGHLKLRNAEREITGDQLLELVFPHPASAEAAALNERTEDLFNQFASQASGQDNLNSYMGYIHRRNAGLQSMAFSAFKAAGLENAPGELMDIARRWQQALNMLQSDIQHHGVPTEGEPPRDTRP, from the coding sequence GTGGCTGATGAATCTGAGCGGGAATACGTCGCTAGCGTCGAGAAGCGTCTGCACGACGCCCAAGAGGCACGCGAGTTGCCCACGCTGACCGCGGATGGCCTCGTTTCCTACAACCTGCTACGCGCCAGGGAACTGCGCGGATACACGCAGGCCCAAGCCGCCGAACGGATCTCAGCCGCCCTCGGCAAGCAGTGGTCTGTGGCGGTGTACGCCGCAGCGGAACGTTCGCACCGATCGGCGCGAGTCAAGGAGTTCAGCGCCGACGAACTGGTAGCACTGTCACAGGTCTTCGGCGTGCCCATCACGTGGTGGTTCCTTCCGGCGACCCCAACCGGTCACCTGAAGCTTCGTAATGCCGAGCGCGAGATCACCGGCGACCAACTGCTTGAGCTGGTCTTCCCGCACCCGGCGAGCGCAGAGGCAGCCGCACTGAACGAGCGGACAGAGGATCTCTTCAATCAGTTCGCTAGCCAGGCATCCGGACAAGACAACCTGAACAGCTACATGGGCTATATCCACAGGCGCAACGCGGGATTGCAGTCGATGGCGTTCAGCGCCTTTAAGGCAGCCGGCCTGGAGAACGCACCCGGCGAGCTGATGGACATCGCTCGCCGCTGGCAGCAGGCCCTCAACATGCTCCAGTCGGACATTCAGCACCACGGGGTGCCAACCGAGGGTGAGCCCCCCAGGGACACCCGCCCATAG
- a CDS encoding recombinase family protein produces the protein MAFAHTGSVALLGVDGVVVEVQADLEPGVAAFTIVGLPDKALSEARDRVRAAVVNSGEKWPQRKLTVGLSPASVPKSGSGFDLSMARRKLFYVATLATMKTTLEGGRVRVVIYARISDDREGRGAGVERQERDCRNRADRNGWDVVAVLVENDLSAYSGKPRPKYEQMLAMIRAGEVDAVLALSPKRLYRQIGDAFDFFDLIIQKNIKVETIKQGRFDLSTAEGRRDARRAAIDGQYESEEISERVKDAKADNLAAGEYRGGPRPFAYEADGRTLRSLQCPQCGSTEGFTADRECEKCGAAAVNVPESEAWHTEAAMDSVIAGDSLRSICAAWATKGITSAGRRRKQPDGTRGEVQYTPVDPTGLRRILLRPRNAGLIEHDGEIVGRAVWPAVTTEEKWRACKAILENPERRTTTSNGRVWLGSGIYRCWCGETVRGSTTGVGGTTKAAATGKTHKPAYRCRTGKHVIRDVFNMDAYIEGLAVERLSRPDAMELLLPPATAEPQENLAADANALRAKLDSIAADYAADLLTRKQALDATSFTRARLESVTARMAGRAATSVLASVPLGTPEVAELWPGYHLDKRRAIIDALMTVIIHPARRGRVPGFKPGKPGEPKEPGQTYFDDTTIEITWKGREGS, from the coding sequence ATGGCCTTCGCCCATACCGGCTCGGTGGCTCTCCTCGGCGTCGACGGCGTGGTGGTCGAGGTCCAGGCCGACCTGGAGCCCGGCGTCGCCGCCTTCACCATCGTCGGCCTTCCGGACAAAGCCCTCAGCGAGGCCCGCGACCGGGTCCGGGCCGCCGTCGTCAACAGCGGCGAGAAATGGCCCCAGCGCAAACTCACCGTCGGCCTCTCCCCGGCCTCCGTCCCCAAGAGCGGCAGCGGCTTCGACCTGTCAATGGCTAGACGAAAACTCTTTTACGTGGCTACGCTGGCCACCATGAAGACGACTCTCGAAGGCGGCCGAGTACGGGTCGTCATCTACGCGCGGATCTCTGATGACCGTGAGGGCCGCGGTGCCGGCGTCGAGCGTCAGGAGCGGGACTGCCGCAACCGCGCTGACCGCAACGGCTGGGACGTGGTCGCCGTCCTTGTCGAGAACGACCTGTCGGCGTACTCGGGGAAGCCACGTCCGAAGTACGAGCAGATGCTCGCCATGATCCGCGCCGGCGAGGTGGACGCGGTCCTCGCCCTGTCCCCGAAGCGCCTGTACCGGCAGATCGGGGACGCCTTCGACTTCTTCGACCTGATCATCCAGAAGAACATCAAGGTCGAGACGATCAAGCAGGGTCGATTCGACCTCAGCACGGCCGAGGGACGGCGTGACGCCCGCCGGGCCGCCATCGACGGCCAGTACGAGTCGGAAGAGATTTCCGAGCGCGTCAAGGACGCGAAGGCCGACAACCTGGCGGCGGGGGAGTACCGGGGCGGTCCGCGCCCGTTCGCTTACGAAGCAGATGGGCGCACCCTGCGCTCGCTCCAGTGCCCGCAGTGCGGGTCCACGGAGGGCTTCACCGCCGACCGCGAGTGCGAAAAGTGTGGCGCGGCGGCCGTGAACGTGCCCGAGAGCGAGGCGTGGCACACCGAGGCTGCTATGGACTCGGTCATCGCCGGAGACTCGCTGCGGTCGATCTGCGCCGCCTGGGCGACCAAGGGCATCACGAGCGCCGGGCGCCGCCGCAAGCAGCCGGACGGAACGCGCGGGGAGGTCCAGTACACCCCGGTGGACCCGACCGGCCTGCGGCGGATCTTGTTGCGGCCCAGAAATGCCGGTCTCATCGAGCACGACGGCGAGATCGTCGGCCGCGCGGTGTGGCCGGCGGTCACGACGGAGGAGAAGTGGCGGGCGTGCAAGGCGATCTTGGAGAACCCGGAACGCCGTACAACGACGTCTAACGGGCGCGTGTGGCTCGGTTCCGGGATCTACCGCTGCTGGTGCGGGGAGACCGTCAGGGGCTCCACCACGGGCGTCGGCGGCACCACCAAGGCCGCAGCGACCGGGAAGACGCACAAGCCCGCCTACAGGTGCCGCACTGGGAAGCACGTCATCCGTGACGTCTTCAACATGGATGCGTACATCGAGGGCCTGGCCGTCGAGCGGCTGTCGCGGCCGGACGCCATGGAGCTTTTGCTGCCGCCCGCCACTGCGGAGCCGCAGGAGAACCTGGCCGCGGACGCGAACGCGCTGCGAGCCAAGCTGGACTCCATTGCGGCCGACTACGCAGCGGACCTCTTGACTCGCAAGCAGGCTTTGGATGCGACCTCGTTCACCCGGGCCCGACTGGAGAGCGTCACGGCGAGGATGGCCGGTCGCGCCGCAACGTCCGTCCTCGCGTCGGTTCCGCTGGGTACGCCGGAAGTCGCTGAACTGTGGCCCGGGTACCACCTCGACAAGCGCCGGGCGATCATCGACGCCCTGATGACTGTGATCATCCATCCTGCTCGACGCGGCAGGGTGCCCGGCTTCAAGCCAGGGAAGCCGGGGGAGCCGAAGGAGCCGGGCCAGACCTACTTCGACGACACCACGATTGAAATCACGTGGAAGGGGCGGGAGGGGAGCTGA
- a CDS encoding YraN family protein: MTARTQALGRYGEDAAARHLAAAGLDVLERNWRCRAGELDIVALDGDTLAVCEVKTRTEHGFQSPAEAVDAIKSARLAELAERWLAERWSGPPPPGGVRIDLVCVVHGARGAARVSHLPGAVG, encoded by the coding sequence ATGACCGCACGCACACAGGCACTCGGCCGCTACGGCGAGGACGCCGCCGCCCGCCACCTGGCCGCCGCCGGGCTCGACGTCCTGGAACGCAACTGGCGCTGCCGGGCCGGGGAGCTCGACATCGTCGCCCTGGACGGCGACACCCTCGCCGTCTGCGAGGTCAAGACCCGCACCGAGCACGGCTTCCAGAGCCCCGCCGAGGCCGTGGACGCCATCAAGTCCGCCCGGCTCGCCGAGCTGGCGGAGCGCTGGCTCGCCGAGCGCTGGAGCGGGCCGCCCCCGCCCGGCGGGGTCCGCATCGACCTGGTCTGCGTGGTGCACGGCGCCCGGGGCGCGGCCCGGGTCAGCCACCTGCCCGGGGCGGTGGGCTGA
- a CDS encoding DUF2469 domain-containing protein — protein MSAEDLEKYETEMELKLYREYRDVVGLFKFVIETERRFYLTNDYELQVHSVQGEVFFEVSMADAWVWDMYRPARFVRKVRVLTFKDVNVEELAKSDLELPSDEAGFGP, from the coding sequence ATGAGTGCCGAGGACCTCGAGAAGTACGAGACCGAGATGGAGCTCAAGCTCTACCGGGAGTACCGCGACGTCGTCGGGCTGTTCAAGTTCGTGATCGAGACCGAGCGCCGCTTCTACCTCACCAACGACTACGAGCTGCAGGTCCACTCGGTCCAGGGCGAGGTGTTCTTCGAGGTGTCCATGGCGGACGCCTGGGTCTGGGACATGTACCGACCGGCCCGCTTCGTCCGCAAGGTCAGGGTGCTGACCTTCAAGGACGTCAACGTCGAGGAACTTGCCAAGAGCGATCTCGAACTGCCCTCCGACGAGGCCGGTTTCGGGCCCTGA
- a CDS encoding NUDIX hydrolase — protein MTEPTVLRRTAARVLLLDPADRILLLHGFDPLDRDRQWWFTPGGGVEPGEDLPTAARREIEEETGIREVRIGPLVARRSSAFSFDGRSFEQDEWYFLARTATTATDTSGQTALERRSTDGLRWWTAADLLATAETVYPEALAPLLASVLRDGAPARPVLLSGPAAWSTMDEHTHS, from the coding sequence ATGACCGAGCCGACGGTGCTGCGGCGGACGGCGGCCCGGGTGCTGCTGCTCGACCCGGCCGACCGCATCCTGCTGCTGCACGGCTTCGACCCGCTGGACCGGGACCGCCAGTGGTGGTTCACCCCCGGCGGCGGGGTCGAGCCCGGCGAGGACCTGCCGACCGCCGCCCGGCGCGAGATCGAGGAGGAGACCGGCATCCGCGAGGTCCGGATCGGGCCCCTGGTCGCCCGCCGCAGCAGCGCCTTCAGCTTCGACGGCCGCTCCTTCGAACAGGACGAGTGGTACTTCCTGGCCCGGACCGCGACCACCGCGACGGACACCTCCGGCCAGACCGCGCTGGAGCGCCGCAGCACCGACGGCCTGCGCTGGTGGACCGCCGCGGACCTGCTCGCCACCGCCGAGACGGTCTATCCGGAGGCGCTGGCACCACTGCTGGCGTCCGTCCTGAGGGACGGAGCGCCGGCCCGGCCGGTCCTGCTCTCCGGTCCGGCCGCGTGGTCCACAATGGACGAACATACGCACAGCTGA
- the lepB gene encoding signal peptidase I, whose protein sequence is MAAVASGTGSRTGGGPRRGLLGRWGLGQLLQGLGITVGLIAMVGGFAVLAVQYRPYSVPTDSMQPTIKPGDVVLAHPVTPSAIGRGDVVVFNDPQWEGSNLVKRVVGIGGDTVVCCDSSGRITVDGHPVTEPYTRQAGALAGVPQTKFTAVVPPGRLFLLGDNRAVSQDSRVHLMLDDGTVAADQVLARVDGTVWPLGHTAAIARTTAFDALPGRDASAHGPLAAATWATLGGAALVLLTAALGTLGGLARRLRGHRE, encoded by the coding sequence ATGGCGGCAGTGGCGAGCGGTACCGGGAGCCGGACCGGGGGCGGACCGCGGCGGGGGCTGCTGGGCCGCTGGGGGCTGGGGCAGCTGCTGCAGGGCCTGGGCATCACCGTCGGCCTGATCGCCATGGTCGGGGGCTTCGCCGTGCTGGCCGTCCAGTACCGCCCGTACAGCGTGCCCACCGACTCCATGCAGCCCACCATCAAGCCCGGCGACGTGGTGCTGGCCCACCCGGTCACGCCGTCCGCCATCGGCCGCGGCGACGTCGTCGTCTTCAACGACCCGCAGTGGGAGGGGTCGAACCTGGTCAAGCGGGTGGTCGGGATCGGCGGCGACACCGTGGTCTGCTGCGACAGCAGCGGCCGGATCACCGTGGACGGCCACCCCGTCACCGAGCCCTACACCCGTCAGGCCGGCGCCCTCGCCGGGGTCCCGCAGACGAAGTTCACCGCGGTGGTGCCGCCCGGCCGACTGTTCCTGCTCGGCGACAACCGCGCCGTCTCCCAGGACTCCCGGGTCCACCTGATGCTGGACGACGGCACGGTCGCCGCCGACCAGGTGCTCGCCCGGGTCGACGGCACCGTCTGGCCGCTCGGCCACACCGCCGCCATCGCCCGCACCACCGCCTTCGACGCCCTGCCCGGCCGCGACGCCTCCGCGCACGGACCGCTGGCCGCCGCCACCTGGGCCACCCTCGGCGGGGCCGCGCTGGTGTTGCTGACCGCCGCGCTGGGTACGTTGGGAGGACTGGCACGGCGGCTGCGGGGCCACCGGGAGTGA
- the lepB gene encoding signal peptidase I, with the protein MGDLAIGAHSGIGEPEDGGSRTVESVDDEGRGDQGSDQTGRPEADPLGPLGEAGDGAGERFSHSGSKPAATGAAASGGDGPGGRDGTAPGGSGKSKKPQRSFWKELPILVIVALVLALLIKTFLVQAFSIPSGSMENTLQIGDRVLVDKLTPHFGDKPSRGEVVVFHDPGNWLADEPTTSQSSNSFVRGIQDALSWIGLMPSANEKDLIKRVIAVGGDTISCKGTGPVYVNGKALTEPYIYPGATPCGDKNFGPFKVPANSIWVMGDHRNDSLDSRYHMDEPGGGAVPDSDVVGRAILVAWPLSHWATLPIPSTFTQPGIGDQSAQAAGGGTAGALLVNSPGAAGLIGAVPLTYLYRRGRLRRARRKQD; encoded by the coding sequence GTGGGGGATCTTGCGATCGGTGCCCACTCCGGTATCGGCGAGCCCGAGGATGGGGGCAGCCGTACCGTGGAGTCCGTGGACGACGAAGGACGCGGCGACCAAGGCAGCGATCAGACCGGGCGACCGGAGGCGGACCCCCTCGGCCCCCTCGGCGAGGCCGGCGACGGCGCGGGCGAGCGCTTCTCGCACAGCGGGTCCAAGCCCGCCGCCACCGGCGCCGCCGCGTCCGGCGGCGACGGCCCCGGCGGCCGGGACGGCACCGCCCCGGGCGGTTCGGGGAAGAGCAAGAAGCCGCAGCGCTCCTTCTGGAAGGAGCTGCCGATCCTGGTCATCGTGGCGCTGGTGCTGGCGCTGCTGATCAAGACGTTCCTGGTGCAGGCGTTCTCCATCCCCTCGGGGTCGATGGAGAACACCCTGCAGATCGGCGACCGGGTGCTGGTGGACAAGCTGACGCCGCACTTCGGCGACAAGCCCTCGCGCGGCGAGGTCGTGGTCTTCCACGACCCGGGCAACTGGCTGGCCGACGAGCCCACCACCTCGCAGAGCAGCAACTCCTTCGTCCGGGGCATCCAGGACGCCCTCAGCTGGATCGGCCTGATGCCCTCCGCCAACGAGAAGGACCTGATCAAGCGGGTCATCGCGGTCGGCGGGGACACCATCAGCTGCAAGGGCACCGGCCCGGTCTACGTCAACGGCAAGGCGCTCACCGAGCCGTACATCTACCCGGGCGCCACCCCCTGCGGCGACAAGAACTTCGGCCCGTTCAAGGTGCCCGCCAACTCCATCTGGGTCATGGGCGACCACCGCAACGACTCGCTGGACTCGCGCTACCACATGGACGAGCCCGGCGGCGGGGCCGTTCCGGACAGCGACGTCGTCGGCCGGGCGATCCTGGTGGCCTGGCCGCTCTCGCACTGGGCGACGCTGCCGATCCCCTCGACCTTCACCCAGCCGGGCATCGGCGACCAGTCCGCCCAGGCCGCCGGCGGCGGCACGGCCGGCGCACTGCTGGTCAACTCGCCCGGCGCGGCGGGCCTGATCGGCGCGGTGCCGCTGACGTACCTCTACCGACGCGGCCGGCTGCGCCGCGCGCGCCGCAAGCAGGACTGA